In the genome of bacterium, one region contains:
- a CDS encoding cell division protein ZapA, translating to MKQREQIEVSVGGHQIKMEIEPDERAHVERAAQQVNERLKRLGDRVATPQKAATMVAFQFACDLSIANECLDEAEKLAADLQRQKDAVKRLEGLLTKVDSALAY from the coding sequence ATGAAACAGCGTGAGCAAATCGAAGTCAGCGTCGGCGGACACCAGATCAAAATGGAAATCGAGCCGGATGAGCGCGCTCACGTCGAGCGGGCCGCCCAGCAGGTCAACGAACGGCTGAAGCGCCTTGGTGATCGCGTTGCGACGCCTCAGAAGGCCGCCACCATGGTCGCGTTCCAATTCGCCTGCGACCTGTCCATCGCCAACGAATGCCTGGACGAAGCGGAGAAGCTCGCCGCCGATCTCCAGCGCCAGAAAGACGCCGTGAAGCGCCTCGAAGGCCTCCTGACAAAGGTCGACAGCGCGCTGGCTTACTGA
- a CDS encoding FG-GAP repeat protein, which produces MSRHVSCALLALSILVINSASADPRPPDWTVASTVLQGQAGASVCTVGDINADGYPDFAVGAPYYWTSASTLGEGAVFLFYGGPTGPSTTPDWIATGTVQGGHLGWCVAPAGDVNDDGIADMIVGSPDRTIANSGDGLAVIYYGAVGGPSLTPGWWQAGSASNEHFGTSVAGVGDINGDGIDDFVIGSPGATDGQANEGRIQAYYGTTGTPDQVADFTYYSDEASAALGKSVAPVGDVNGDGVFDFAAGAPAYDGSRGRVVVFYGSDPAPSSTPDVVYDGMNTGDAFGTCVAMAGDVNGDGYSDLAVGAPNWTHLTTLGGVVYVWKGSSTGLSSGGPDWQIEGTESNGLFGTSVACAGDTDSNGLADLVVGAPGVSSNTGRVYFYQGWRGDGIDTTPAWTCDGEATGSKLGFAVSTAGDTNGDGYSEVLVGEPGFSSVANNAGRALWFDGAVNLPNETADWLHSQNVEDVRTGRKIICAGDVNGDGYQDLAIASPRYTNLYTTEGRVSLYLGSWLGVSDTPSQSLYGGSTGLGLGNVMASAGDVDGDGHDDLLIGIPEAYVPGIGQEAGRVNLYLGTSTGWNSTPVWSATGSDTWQHVGCSVSTAGDVNGDGYVDLIIGVEGYSETEIGQGVAIVYYGPIIGHGNVPDWYYAGSENGDHVGECVTGGGDINGDGYADVVVGAPGFDNGTRYGKIMVFHGSATGLSSTPDAEATPTSDMNSLGNIMSMAGDVNGDGYSDLIAGCTVWNNGSYGCGAGLVYLGSAGGLVTGSHIVLSGNEQFESRMGKSVACAGDVNGDGFSDVLVGADNYSGATGYEHEGRAFLFYGNAGGVDPTYVWTGNGDQGGAYYGTSVAGGDFDGDGFSDFAVGAPQYDDVETNDGQVRAYMGNGGRGRYVTPYVRITGSNQRIGVWNRSDYLTAFKGFLRGRSPQGRAYLRLQWEVHEHGTVFPGTTLHSGNYWALAPTFGSPLTATMDFLTEDTLYNWRVRTEYKPGNLLGLVHSRWYWAPFNGQNEPDVRTDWIEPTPTPSPTPSDTPTPTPSDTPSPTPTETPSPTPSLTPSPTPTPTPAEIELISPEDREEGVECWTNLEWVVNEFHPAVHNLRVYFEDVYPPTVASSTLKPDARSYLVENLAAHTEYYWYVVQENIAGEQLVKSKINVFITGETCQFFEAINPPDRSSDVPCEGDLIWDYHGPDFKLFEIYLSPINPPLTLLGDVPGSTTQIPYSHLKDEQVYYWAVEAVASSGAVVAESPVFSFRTGICATPTPSPTPSPIPSPTPGPMIDSDGDGYADWYEEWKETSPTDPNDRPPLGDVDEDNATNMVDALIIIRAALGSITPPPDTERGDVNLDGVCDETDGYSLYNWCIGATGWTILPDTE; this is translated from the coding sequence ATGTCTCGTCATGTCTCTTGTGCCCTATTGGCACTTTCGATTCTCGTTATCAACAGCGCTTCTGCGGATCCACGACCCCCTGACTGGACGGTCGCCAGCACCGTGCTGCAAGGACAGGCCGGCGCAAGCGTCTGCACGGTCGGCGACATCAATGCCGACGGCTATCCGGACTTCGCGGTTGGCGCTCCGTACTACTGGACGTCCGCTTCGACTCTTGGGGAAGGCGCGGTCTTCCTCTTCTACGGCGGGCCGACCGGGCCTTCGACTACCCCAGACTGGATCGCCACCGGGACCGTACAGGGCGGGCATCTTGGCTGGTGCGTTGCCCCCGCAGGCGATGTGAACGACGACGGCATTGCCGATATGATTGTTGGTAGTCCCGATCGCACGATCGCGAATTCGGGCGATGGGTTGGCAGTGATCTACTACGGAGCCGTCGGTGGCCCTTCGCTGACTCCTGGCTGGTGGCAGGCCGGCAGCGCGTCCAACGAACACTTCGGCACCAGCGTCGCCGGCGTCGGCGACATCAATGGCGACGGCATCGACGACTTCGTTATTGGAAGCCCTGGTGCCACTGATGGGCAAGCCAACGAGGGGCGTATCCAGGCGTACTACGGCACGACCGGCACGCCGGACCAGGTTGCGGACTTCACGTATTACTCAGACGAAGCCTCGGCGGCTCTCGGCAAATCCGTGGCGCCTGTCGGCGATGTGAATGGCGACGGGGTTTTCGACTTCGCAGCCGGTGCGCCGGCATACGACGGCTCTCGGGGGCGCGTTGTGGTTTTCTATGGAAGCGATCCCGCTCCCAGTTCCACCCCCGATGTAGTATACGATGGAATGAACACCGGCGATGCGTTCGGAACCTGCGTGGCGATGGCGGGCGATGTGAACGGGGACGGCTATTCGGATCTTGCAGTGGGCGCTCCCAATTGGACACACCTGACCACACTCGGCGGTGTCGTCTATGTGTGGAAAGGTTCAAGTACCGGCCTGTCTTCGGGAGGCCCGGACTGGCAGATCGAGGGCACAGAGTCGAACGGTCTGTTCGGTACCTCCGTGGCCTGCGCCGGTGACACGGATAGCAACGGCTTGGCGGACCTTGTTGTGGGCGCACCCGGAGTGAGTTCCAATACCGGACGAGTTTACTTCTACCAGGGATGGCGAGGAGATGGAATCGACACCACCCCGGCCTGGACTTGTGATGGAGAAGCGACCGGTTCGAAGTTGGGGTTCGCAGTCTCTACGGCGGGAGACACCAACGGCGATGGTTACTCTGAAGTTCTCGTCGGTGAACCGGGATTCTCCAGCGTGGCGAACAATGCGGGACGGGCGCTCTGGTTCGATGGCGCGGTGAATCTCCCGAATGAAACGGCGGATTGGCTGCACAGCCAGAACGTCGAAGATGTTCGCACAGGGCGTAAGATCATCTGCGCCGGCGACGTGAACGGCGACGGCTATCAGGACCTTGCGATTGCTTCGCCGCGATACACAAATCTGTACACGACCGAGGGACGAGTGAGCCTCTACCTCGGCTCTTGGCTGGGTGTTTCCGACACGCCCTCTCAGTCATTGTATGGCGGCAGCACGGGCCTCGGCCTCGGCAACGTGATGGCGTCTGCAGGAGATGTGGACGGAGATGGACACGACGATCTCCTGATCGGAATCCCTGAGGCCTATGTCCCCGGCATCGGCCAAGAAGCCGGGCGCGTGAATCTGTACCTTGGCACTTCCACCGGATGGAATTCGACCCCAGTTTGGAGTGCGACCGGTTCCGACACTTGGCAACACGTCGGCTGTTCCGTTTCGACGGCCGGCGACGTCAACGGCGATGGATACGTCGATCTCATCATCGGCGTTGAAGGCTACTCTGAAACCGAAATCGGGCAAGGTGTGGCGATTGTTTATTACGGACCGATTATCGGTCACGGGAATGTTCCCGATTGGTATTACGCAGGAAGTGAGAATGGCGATCACGTTGGAGAGTGCGTTACCGGCGGAGGCGATATCAATGGCGATGGTTATGCGGATGTTGTTGTCGGTGCCCCCGGCTTCGACAACGGCACGCGGTACGGAAAGATCATGGTCTTCCACGGCTCGGCAACCGGCCTGTCATCCACACCAGATGCCGAAGCAACGCCCACCAGCGACATGAACAGCCTGGGCAATATCATGTCTATGGCAGGCGATGTGAACGGCGATGGCTACTCCGATCTCATTGCCGGATGTACGGTTTGGAACAATGGCTCTTACGGATGTGGTGCCGGACTTGTTTACCTGGGATCGGCTGGAGGCCTCGTGACCGGCAGCCACATCGTCCTGTCCGGGAATGAGCAATTTGAATCCCGCATGGGCAAGTCCGTTGCCTGCGCGGGCGACGTGAACGGCGACGGCTTCAGCGACGTTCTTGTCGGTGCGGACAACTACAGTGGCGCGACGGGCTACGAGCACGAAGGGCGCGCTTTCCTGTTCTACGGAAACGCCGGTGGAGTCGATCCGACCTACGTATGGACCGGCAATGGTGATCAGGGAGGGGCGTATTACGGGACATCCGTCGCCGGAGGAGATTTCGATGGCGATGGATTCAGCGACTTCGCCGTCGGCGCCCCACAGTATGACGATGTCGAAACGAACGATGGTCAGGTGCGTGCCTACATGGGAAATGGCGGGCGTGGTCGCTACGTGACTCCCTATGTGCGAATCACCGGATCGAACCAGCGCATCGGCGTCTGGAATCGCAGCGATTACCTGACGGCGTTCAAGGGATTCCTCCGCGGGCGTAGCCCACAGGGGCGAGCCTATCTGCGCCTGCAATGGGAAGTCCACGAACACGGCACGGTATTCCCGGGCACGACTCTTCACAGTGGAAACTACTGGGCGCTGGCGCCGACGTTTGGCTCTCCACTCACCGCGACGATGGACTTCTTGACGGAAGACACTCTCTACAACTGGCGCGTGCGCACGGAGTACAAGCCGGGAAATCTTCTGGGCCTTGTACACAGCCGCTGGTATTGGGCTCCCTTCAACGGGCAGAACGAACCCGATGTGCGCACGGATTGGATCGAGCCAACCCCGACTCCGTCCCCAACGCCTTCGGATACTCCGACGCCGACGCCGTCCGATACGCCGTCACCCACACCAACGGAAACTCCATCGCCGACGCCGTCGCTGACGCCCTCACCAACGCCAACACCGACACCCGCGGAGATTGAACTGATTTCCCCCGAGGATCGTGAGGAAGGCGTCGAGTGCTGGACCAATCTGGAATGGGTTGTGAACGAATTCCATCCAGCCGTGCACAACTTGCGGGTCTACTTCGAGGACGTCTATCCGCCGACGGTTGCCAGTTCAACTCTCAAGCCGGACGCGAGAAGCTATCTGGTCGAGAATCTGGCGGCTCACACGGAGTACTACTGGTACGTCGTCCAGGAGAACATTGCTGGCGAGCAGCTGGTGAAGAGTAAGATCAACGTCTTCATCACGGGGGAAACATGCCAATTCTTTGAAGCCATCAATCCCCCGGATCGTAGTTCCGACGTCCCCTGCGAGGGGGATTTGATTTGGGACTATCACGGACCCGACTTCAAACTGTTCGAAATCTACCTCAGCCCAATTAACCCCCCACTGACTCTGTTGGGTGACGTGCCTGGAAGCACAACCCAGATACCTTATTCGCATCTGAAAGACGAGCAGGTCTACTACTGGGCGGTCGAGGCCGTCGCTTCTTCGGGAGCTGTGGTTGCGGAGAGTCCTGTCTTCTCCTTCCGCACTGGTATCTGTGCCACGCCGACGCCGTCCCCGACGCCCTCTCCGATCCCATCTCCAACGCCCGGGCCGATGATCGACTCGGATGGAGATGGATACGCGGATTGGTATGAGGAGTGGAAGGAGACGTCTCCCACAGATCCGAACGATCGCCCGCCGCTGGGCGATGTCGATGAAGACAATGCTACGAATATGGTCGACGCCCTCATCATCATCCGGGCGGCGCTGGGATCGATCACGCCTCCGCCGGACACGGAACGAGGCGATGTGAATCTCGACGGAGTCTGTGATGAAACGGACGGATACAGCTTGTACAACTGGTGTATTGGAGCCACGGGGTGGACAATCTTGCCCGATACGGAATGA